The genomic stretch ATGTATATTGTAGGCCAAATAAATATCTGTTGTCATGTCGCCAATAGCCTCGGGATTTCTCTCACTAAAATTTCCTTTACCTACGTAAaactcttttatttttacgccAATATCATTTACTCTATGGCTAGATACTCGTTTTACGATGTCTCTGGGTACAAAGAGAGATACATTTCTGTTCTTGATTTCCAGTCTTGGAACTTCGTACGAGATAATCGAAATGCCTTCACCTGAGTTGTAACCCAGCATTAACGGAACTGCATTCGCATTACCGTGTGTTAATACTTGTGCTGCATCTTGATCAAGAAAGGGATTAACACCTGGAAACATTTTCTCAACAACTGGAACGAATCTTTCTGGTACACCTCTCAATTTTTCTTCATCAGTCATAGTCCTATCAGGTAGATTGGATAAGTCACCTGCTGGTAAGCTTCTGAGATATTGCAATAATTCATTGACGTCATTAGTGTCTTTACCTAATGCTTTGCCAGCTCTAAAAGCTCTTTCTTTCATATCTGTACCTTGAGCCCAGTCTTCAATACAAGTACCACTTTGCGCTATAGCTTTGTGAAATAATCCTTTAGCCATAGGTGAAACAATAAGATAGGTAACCGACGCGGCCCCAGAACTTTCACCAAATATGGTGATATTGTCAGGATCTCCACCGAATTTcgcaatattttctttaatccATCGTAAAGCCATAACTTGATCTCTCAAACCGGCATTGCCTGGAACTTCACGTGTCTCCAGAGATAGAAATCCGAGTAGTTCTTGTCTATAATTTATGGTGACCAATATTACGTCATGTTGAATGAGTAAATCTGGGGAAAACGTGTCTGAGTTTCCGGAGCCGAACATAAAGGAGCCACCATGTATAAAAACCATAACTGGTACCTTGGTAGGAGGTGCAAGAGATTTCGTGTAGACATTTAGGAACAGACACTGCTCGCTACCAACAGGCtgagttatatttaattgtgaGCATACTGGTCCATGCTCAGCGGCCTCGCGTATTCCTTCCCATGTTTGCGGGGGCAATGGCGCCTGAAAAATCaccatattaattaaaaatctactCTCAATTTAATCCTACTCCCCATTCTGTTCAGAACTTTCACAGACGTAGATGCTAGCTAGGATGTAAAAAAGTATTGTGtttcataaatacaattaatgcGGTGATCCAAACTAAGTTTTAATGCTGAAAATCCCGCTAGAACTGGTAACAACAGTTCCTTACTTACATTGCGTTTAACAGTACCTATATTACTCCAGTCACAAATCTTTCTCATAGATATGAAACATTAAAAcatcatttttttaacattttaaagtaaagaTCGTTGGTCATACCTTAAACCTATCATTACCAATAGGCGCTTCGGCATACGGTATGCCTTTAAAGCTGTAGTACAAAGATCCTGAGTAAATTCTTTGTGTAGTACCTCTTAGGAGGCCTTGCGTTACTCTAACGGTAGGCGCTTGCTGAAACAACaagaattacatttaaaatccaAAATTAACCGACTACAAAATGTACTATCGATAACAAatcttttgtaatttattacttaattaataaaagagaggtaacaattattttatttataaacaagtgAAAATCGCAATAAATTCCGTTCAGttgtttttgagtttatcgcGAACAGACAGACGGAATACTTGTTTTTGTGTAATACAAGTCACATGCTGTCGCTTTTTTGTTGAGATTATCAAGCTCTACAACTTTTCTCTAGAAATCAATCATCTTTCATCGCTAAGGCACCGTCCGTTAGAAaccttttcaaaaattttagaaTTCCGACTACCACGAAAacgtattttcattttttatttctcgaATTAATTTATCACTGCTTAGCTTCGGTATTTTATTGGTAAAAGGATATTCAAACTCAGTTCAATTTCAATCATACAAACGCACAAACATTAACtctttaatacataaattggTTTTTACGGCGTAACCTACACCTTATTTTAatgttgattatttatttaaacaactgTTAGTAACAATAGATATTTAGAGAGAAGATAATTAGCAATTTTGCTAAATAATTTCACGGCGAcgttagttttataaatttaaaacaaagtttatttCGGCTGTGTCTTTGATAGGATTAGGTTAAAATGTGTTTACTAACTCATTATTTCCCCCTGCATTGCTATTCCATCTAACAGTAACTATAAAGCAAAGCGCAAAAGCAATTCTAAtagtcttaaaataaatatcgacACATATAAGCGTCGAAGCGTATAATATTCTAGGTACTTACATAATTTTCTCGACACTGATAACAATTCAAAACAAAGATAAAGTAAATCAATCCACTAGTAAATACATTTGCCATTTTCCTGTTGTGAACACAAAAGCTGCATTGAGAATGAGTAGAGCACTATAAAAGGTCTACTATATGTATTCGTCTTACCTCGATTTTCTTCGATATTTTACTGTTTATCCTCAGCAGAGGAGCATACTTTTACATAGAAAATCCCATGACACAACTCTTGtgtattattatcttttttgtattgtgtttgtGTTGTTACATACCATATCAGAGTATTTTTTgcagaatttattattttgttttacttatgtaatataattttgtaaagaCTAATATTATCTCTATCAGTCACAGTACtcgttgttatttttattaaaggcaTGAATGTAATCATCGATTTAAAGCAGTTTCCCAACGTGAGGCCCAAGCCTCACAGGGGGCGATAcaaaaaacgttttttattatacgttttgaaaatttacttactgtgtttctatacaaatttcgtgcttaaatctatcattaagtttcttaagtgaacaattcaatttttaatattaaaaattatgtatgttacatagCATATGAATTTTAGAAAGGCATGGTGGGCATGGCATATAAAAGCTTGGGAAAAACTGATTTAAAGCAAAGCTTTCACAGCCAAGAATTAACGCAAAACatgttaaaaatgtataagatTTTGACATAGGGTCTCTGAATTGAACCCTACGAGTAAGAAGTTTTTAGCGATATTTTCGTAGGAGTGGTTCAATTTGCTTTGAGGGAGAAATTCATTGCCGTACAGTTTCTCTTGGAGCGCACCACAGGGTTGACAGTACTCTTCTCCACTAAGCCAGTCTGCCTTCACCACAATAAATAtgaatgtatatgtataacatCATACagacagttaaaatatatacatagtacaATTTTAAACACTAACAGCTTCTCATAGCTTTGCCAAgctgttattattttgaaaataaataaagtctatGTTACTTTGTAATGTAATGtggtgaaataattattgaaatatgttCAGTAGTTTTCGAATttaatgatacagcatacaacaATACAAGTTTTTCCtcgttattatattagtaaagaTCACTTTTGCTCGTGGGGACGTCCCACTTGACGCATAGAATACATTAAGTCTAggaatattacaatttaaaaggctttgtttttatcatttttgtttacaaCAAAATGAATGAAGaggaaaaatatgtttcaatcTAACTGCATTCATAAAGATAGTTTTGAATGTGATGGGTCTACACTTTTTTTGCTTttagatgattttttttaaattttaaatcaaagaTCGTAGGTTCTTACCCCAGCTCTGCACCAACGGtcttctgtctatgtgcgcatttaacactcgttcGCACGGTGAAaacttcgtgaggaaaccgacgtgtcttagacccaaaactaCTTCTAAGAAAGAAGGACTAAGAAGGACTAAGAAATCTTGGGCCACTGGGGTTAGCCAAGAATAGAGCCACTGGTTTTTTGATAAGTGAACATTATGGTGTCTTTATGAATTacttatattgttatttgatTTGACATGTCATTTGTGAGGAAAGTCGTTTGAAATTAACGATTAATAACGGCAGACAcgatatttacattttttcgACAATTTTACAAACGAAACACACTCTTCCTTCGGGCTAAACGTCTTGGTAAGTAACCAGACTACGTCAAAAtgataattgtatataaaaaacagaGAAACTCATTTTCTGTCAGGGTTGATAAGCTAAGCTGATTAAAGGAGCTTATTTACTAAGATTTCAAAATTCGAagcgtatatttatttagcttCGCGATAAAACGTAAGggattaattgtttattcttaataaattactatGACAAGTCGCAGAGTCGATGtgtgtacgtgtgtatgtttACTTccttatatattatgattcAGGAAAGGGTAAAATTTCACAAAAGGTCAACATGTGATCATCTTGTTTCGTTGTTTATTTCTTGAGTCATTAATTAtcgacaaatatttatttgaccaCCTTAAAAACCGAAGTAGGACAATTACAGTTTTTTGTTGGTTGGTCATCTggtagttttttctttaaaacattaaatgcgATATTGCGACTCGCagcaattaaataacaaacattaaaGAAGATATTTGTGTACTAGTGAGTTTCACACAACGTCTAACATAAACAGTTAACgcttaaaacaattgttttataatttttttacagttagtgtattttgagtttagaataaaactttgtttcgtttaacaaaatcttttatttcaaGAACTTGATTCACTGTCCAATGTAGGGCAAGCCAGCTTCCCTGTAGATTTGGTTCCAGAATTCAATGCGGTCTTTGTCAGCGTACTGGCCGTTGGAATATTTCTCCTGGATGTTGAAGTATTCCTTGCCAGATGGCGTGTATGGCTGCCAGGCTACCCCCAAGCTTCCATCTGGTGTAGggtttctgaaaaaaaaaaacgatataAGGagagaatacaaaatatgtatatcgtATCAGTGTTAGTATGGCGTCATCATTGTCACCTCATACCCTCAAAACATTTTAACCAAGCTAAACAAGTCAAAGATTTTTACCCATATTTAGCAAAATCAGTCCATAGCTTGGTAACTTCATAAGCGATGTCTCTCAACTTAGGTTGATTATCATAGGCCTCCTTGTTCAAGTTATTGTAGAATAAGTAGAAAAGATCATCAGCATGGCTCACTCCAGGTATATCTTTGAATGAGGAATATTTCTTTATGATGTTCAAATCAGTTTCGTAGTTGAATCTGTACATATATACGGGAGCATTCAATTTACTGTACAAGTATGCGAATCTGTGTGTGTTGTATGCGAAATTGGCATCTGTCAGAATATCACGTATGACTTCTGGATTGTCTTTGGTGATACTACCGTAGAATGATTGTATTCTTCGTCCAAACTCTAAAGCCTTTTCTTTAGAAACAATCTCAACAATCGATCTCGGTACAAATAATGAAACGTTGTTGTTCTTTACATCCAATCGCTTGATTTCATCAGAAATTGTCGATATTCCTTCACCAGAGTTATATCCAAGCATTATAGGCATTTTACTGACTTTGCCTTTTACCACCTTCTGCACAGGATCCTCATCAATGAAGGGCTCGACACCTCTTAACTTTTTCTCAAGAACGGGAACAAATTGTTCAGGAAAGCCTCTATACTTTTCTTCTTCAGTCATAGTTTTTTCAGTAAGATTAGTCAAATTCAGAGGTGGCACACTACGAAGGAAGTCCAACAACTCTCCAACATTCTTGGCATCTTTGCCTAATACCTTCGCAGCCCTGAAAGCCCTTTCTTTCATGCCTCTCGCTTGAGCCCAGTCTTCAAAGCAAGTGCCACTTTGAGCTATGACTTTATTGAAGAGTCCGTGAGCAGAGGGTGACATCATTAGGTAAGTTACAGAAGATGCCCCAGAGCTTTCTCCGAAAATGGTGATATTGTCAGGATCTCCACCAAATTTGGCAATGTTTTTCTTGATCCAGCGAAGAGCTGCAACTGTGTCTTTCATACCACCACTTCCGGGAACATCATTTGAATCAACCGCAAGGAACCCTAACAGTTCCAATCTATAGTTGATGGTTACCAATATAACATTGTGTTCAAGAAGCAGATCTGGGCTGAAAGTATCAGAATTTCCAGATCCGGACATGTAGGATCCCCCGTGAATGAATACCATCACCGGTATTTTGGCGTCTGGTTTTAAAGACTTGGTATACACATTGACGAAGAGACACTGCTCACTGCCTTCTAAATATTGTGAGATAGTAAAGTCGTACTGAGTACAGACTGGGCCATGTTTCGAAGCATCACGGACTCCATGCCAGTTTCGTGGCGCTAATGGTTGTGACTGTAAAAAAGGGAAAAGGTATTAAAAATTCACTAGTGATTATGACAGATGAATAAAAAGATTCAAAACGAAGTATTAATCAGGTTAACCCCTTAATTAAATGAAGAAAAAAGATGCGAGAAAAGATTggaaaatagttaaaaaattgcCTAAAATACCTGAAACCTGTGTGCTCCAACTGGAGCCTCGGCGTATGGAATTCCCTTAAAACTGAAGTAAGAGGAGCCATCGTAGATTTTTTCTACGGTTCCTCTCAGTTTGCCCTCACTCACCGTTACCAGCGGCTTTTGCtggaatttataaataaaagttatataaaacattcaaaattaacttttacttacattaattaacgtatttattatatgtatgctgtcgcattacataatatactaCATAGCCATCACtttaaaacagattcagaaagcATATTAtggcaaatttaaaatattttatttttcttaaaatgtgTCTAAGGACACAATTAATACAATGTTATCTAATACCAATTAACTATCAGACATTGAAATTAAGTAATCAAGGTCAAAAACGAAACATTAAGCGTAAAAACAAGAGGCGCCATAAAGTTAACAAGTagattcttaaaataaaagtattcaGGCCCTACTCCATtcgatttaaaataagtttaacacataaaaattcaaatttattgaaaCTATTAGCATCTATCGGTTTAATTGAATAACTTACCTCCTTGCTATGATAGCATTCTGcagataaaatgaaatatccGAGGAGACATGATATCGCTTTTGTCCCAACCATTTTCCTGTTGTCTTGCAGCTGGCTGGCTTAACACTGGGTATTTATAGACGTCACTACCATTATACCTGTTTACCTATCAGCAATATGACTCATTTTGAACTCGGCTTTACTTGTGAGGATAATAAggatgttaaattaaatgtataactTTCATGTTACACATATGTGTattattctgttttattttaagtacattTCTCGGATATTAGTTTCGTATCTTTTGACCAAAAGGAAAATTGCAGATTAATATGCAATCCAAGTTCCtgcaatttgttttaaattaagtaatttgtttttaaaaaggcACATTATcgaaacacatacaaacacCTTCAGAGAACACACGACGTATAAACACACAATACATGAATATGCATCAATCACAAGTGCACAACATTTAAATGGAAACATTACAAAGataaaatagaaaagaaattatacaataacaataaacgacaataattaagattaaataaatagattaaataattaaatacaaatatgcaaatttaatatatttctacttTGCAATTGTTACTATTACTTATACTaaaactagcgacccgcctcggcttcgcacggatgcaatgctgatactaaattcaaagtgctataaagtatagggagaaccgcggcctccgacgcgctgcgtcccgcaatttttaaatttgtaatatcttcgaaatatacatttaaatcatatgctgtaaagggccatatagatctatattaaatgaacaatgtattcaaggtatttaattggttaaggattaatgctgtattggttaaaatcgcttcgaaaattagccattatttgtcgtaaaaagtaaatgacaaaaaaaagttattgtgggttatccataagagatagacataatatataccatcatggacttttctgtagaccttttcaatgtgtacaatacttagtacattattttgataaaactcgtagggttcTTCAGCCTgagtttgcaatgtaagcggaaaaaatgtaattatttacgacatcacattagaaacctcaataataacagtacttctccactatttaatggatgttattatacatataaaccttcctcttgaatcactctatctattaaaaaaaccgcatcaaaatccgtggtgtagtttcaaagatttaagcatacaaagggacatagggacagagaaagcgactttgttttatactatgtagtgattaaTTACCTAATAACAGTTGTTTTCTTTACTTCCctttcatatattatttttcatgttaTCAAGTATCTATATCTCTCTGTTTAAGCGTAACAAACTCGTCTGTAAGGTGTAATGTAGTTGAGCTAAATCGTTTGAATTATCAACTGACATGCGTTTACACGGCTTTTCTTAAGGAAAATGTAGTTATTAGTCAGTATATTCCGAGTAGGTCGATTATCACAAATTATTTGCTTCATTGAATTACATTACAATCCAGGAaagaaatgattttttatgatatattttttttatgtaacaggaagcaaacgggcagaaggatcatctgatgttaagtgataccgccgcccctCATTTGGaggttcgcaagtgcgttgccggcttttaagaattgttaatatttgacTTATGTTGGTCAAAGAGCGCAGAATTGCGCCCTCCAGAATACGGAGGGCAGCCTTTGCATCCACCACCGGGTTCCAAGCGTCCCGGAGGACGCTCAGAGAAGCATACTTTAGCGGGAGCGCGTGTGGTAGGGGTAGTTTCTGTTTCTTCTGCACCTTCATATATCTTGGGGACATTATAACTTTTGAACTTCAAAAAGCACAGGAGACAAGAGAATTgttaaagaagaagaagaagaaaagaaagaagaaTAGGCTAAACCTCATAATCCTCAGGCTGAACTATGGGAAAAAAACTGCATTGCTAGTGTTGAGACAGTAACGTTCCGGACAATACACCGTTTTTGATTTGGGTGGTATATCTGTGAGCCCAGTCAGTTTTATTTAGACTTggtcatattatatatattgacgAACTATTTAAATGACTGACTATTTCAcacctaatattataataataagcctacaaacttttgtgtaaaatattattcgtGTCAACTATGATGAAAATTCGCAAAAAATACCTTAGATTcagttgttatttttataggttTTAAGAGCATTTAAGTACTGAGTACTTATTGTTAAATTACACCAAATACCGtccatttttgtttttatctgttATCACAGTTGTTGACTTTGCCTGCGTGAAAATAGCATACACACCAGCCAGCATGGCTACCATGTAAGGTCAAAGGCACAACATTAATTAGTTTACGAACCACTTTTTTTCAAGTCTGCGACGTCATCTCTACGTAATtgaaattataagaaaaaaatctttgaaagtTTATGATGATAAACTGGTTatgcatataattatttttgga from Pieris napi chromosome 15, ilPieNapi1.2, whole genome shotgun sequence encodes the following:
- the LOC125056630 gene encoding para-nitrobenzyl esterase-like, encoding MANVFTSGLIYFIFVLNCYQCRENYQAPTVRVTQGLLRGTTQRIYSGSLYYSFKGIPYAEAPIGNDRFKAPLPPQTWEGIREAAEHGPVCSQLNITQPVGSEQCLFLNVYTKSLAPPTKVPVMVFIHGGSFMFGSGNSDTFSPDLLIQHDVILVTINYRQELLGFLSLETREVPGNAGLRDQVMALRWIKENIAKFGGDPDNITIFGESSGAASVTYLIVSPMAKGLFHKAIAQSGTCIEDWAQGTDMKERAFRAGKALGKDTNDVNELLQYLRSLPAGDLSNLPDRTMTDEEKLRGVPERFVPVVEKMFPGVNPFLDQDAAQVLTHGNANAVPLMLGYNSGEGISIISYEVPRLEIKNRNVSLFVPRDIVKRVSSHRVNDIGVKIKEFYVGKGNFSERNPEAIGDMTTDIYLAYNIHRFASLYKNRQMPLFMYKFDFDTDLNVLKNKFNAAYKHLKGAAHGDELFYMFYNHLNKEFYDNQPRLREISYKITKLWTNFAKTGNPTLDQSLGVKWPEYTITGKEYLTLKDNFPIGNYADGSHMEFWNDFYKEAGLPHIR
- the LOC125056412 gene encoding juvenile hormone esterase-like — translated: MVGTKAISCLLGYFILSAECYHSKEQKPLVTVSEGKLRGTVEKIYDGSSYFSFKGIPYAEAPVGAHRFQSQPLAPRNWHGVRDASKHGPVCTQYDFTISQYLEGSEQCLFVNVYTKSLKPDAKIPVMVFIHGGSYMSGSGNSDTFSPDLLLEHNVILVTINYRLELLGFLAVDSNDVPGSGGMKDTVAALRWIKKNIAKFGGDPDNITIFGESSGASSVTYLMMSPSAHGLFNKVIAQSGTCFEDWAQARGMKERAFRAAKVLGKDAKNVGELLDFLRSVPPLNLTNLTEKTMTEEEKYRGFPEQFVPVLEKKLRGVEPFIDEDPVQKVVKGKVSKMPIMLGYNSGEGISTISDEIKRLDVKNNNVSLFVPRSIVEIVSKEKALEFGRRIQSFYGSITKDNPEVIRDILTDANFAYNTHRFAYLYSKLNAPVYMYRFNYETDLNIIKKYSSFKDIPGVSHADDLFYLFYNNLNKEAYDNQPKLRDIAYEVTKLWTDFAKYGNPTPDGSLGVAWQPYTPSGKEYFNIQEKYSNGQYADKDRIEFWNQIYREAGLPYIGQ